CGGCGTCAGCGCCGGGCCGTACAAGGTCGCCGTCAACCAGCCCGGCGTGAAGCATGGCGGCGAGCGCTTCGCCAATTACTGGCGCGGCGACAAGGCCGGCCATGCCGACCAGATCGAGATTGTCGTGATCAACGATCCGACGGCCCGGCTCGCGGCGCTGCAGGGCGGCCAGGTGCATCTCATCAACCGCGTCGAGCCCAAGGTGGTCGATCTGGTGAAACGCATGCCGGGTGTCAGCGTCGAGAACGTGTCGGGGCGCGGCTACTACCCGTTCAACATGTTCTGCGACACCGCGCCCTTCGACAACAACGACCTCAGGATGGCGTTGAAGCTCGCCATGGACCGCGAGGAGATGCTCGACAAGATCCTGCGCGGCTATGGCTCGGTCGGCAACGACTTCCCGATCAACGAAGCCTACCCGCTTTTCTCCGCCGATATCGAGCAGCGCAAGTTCGATCCGGAAAAAGCGGCAGCCGCCTACAAGAAATCGGGCCACAGCGGCTCGATCCTGCTGCGCACCTCGGACGTCGCCTTCCCCGGCGCGGTCGACGCGGCGCAACTCTACCAGCAGTCCTGCGCCAAGGCCGGCATCAAAATAGAGATCAAGCGCGAGCCGGGCGACGGTTACTGGTCGGAGGTGTGGAACAAGCAGCCCTTCTCGCTCTCCTATTGGGGCGGGCGGCCGACGCAAGGCCAGATGTATTCCACCGGCTACCTGTCGACCGCCGACTGGAACGACACACGCTTCAAGCGGCCCGAATTCGACAAGATGCTCTATGCGGCGCGCGCCGAGCTGGACCAGGCCAGGCGCAAGGCGATCTATCGCGACATGGCGATGTTGATGCGCGACGAAGGCGGCCTGATCGTGCCGTTCTTCAACCAGTTCGTCGACGCTGCCAACACCAAGAAGATCAGCGGCTACGCCAAGAACCCCAATGGCGAGATGATGGACGGCTACGCGCTCTGCGAATGCTGGCTGAACGCCTGACATCAGTATAATTCTTCGAACACCGCGTGTCCCTTGGACGCGCGGCGTTCTTGTTTAGACCGACAATCACAGGAAGCTGTCCGTGGCGCTCAAATCCAAACTGCTGCTCATCATTCTCGACGGCGTGCCCTACCGGAACTGGCGCCGGCTGATGGGCAATCTCGAGGGATGGACGCAGTCGGGCGAGGCGCAGGTGTGGAAGATGCGCTCGGTGCTGCCGTCGACGTCCGCCTGCTGCTACGCCTCGATCCACACCGGGGTCACGCCGCAGGTGCATGGCATACTTTCCAACGAGAACCGCTTTCGCGTCACGCAGCCGGACATCTTCTCGGAGGTCAGCAAGGCCGGCGGCAAGACGGGTGCGGTGACCCATTCCTATTGGTCGGAATTCTTCCGCAGCTTTCCGTTCGACCTTGTCGAGGACATGGAGTTCGACGATCCGAGCGGACCGATCACGCATGGCCGCTTCCACACCATGACCGGCTACAATCTCAAGAACCAGATGACGCCGAGCGACGTCGACCTGTTCGCGACGCTGACCATGCTGGCGAAGCGCCACGGCATCGACTACGGCATCCTGCACACCTGCACGCTGGACTCGATGGGACATCGCTTCGGCCATGACTGCATCGAGATGGACCATGCCTGCTACGCCATGGACGGCATGCTCGCCGCCTTCCTGCCGCGATGGCGCGAAGCCGGTTATGAAGTGATCGTGACGGCCGACCACGGCCAGACCGACCGCGGCCACCATGGCGGCCATGACGACGAGATGCAGGATTTCGCGCTCTATTATTTCGGGCCCGCGAAAGGCCCCGAGGCCGACACTCTGCTCGACCAGCTGCAGCTCGCGCCGACGGTGCTGAGCCGGCTTGGCGTGGCGATACCGGAGACGATGAAGGCGAAGGTGTTTTTGGGTTAGCGCGGCCTTCCCTTCTCCCCTTGCGGGAGAAGGTGGATCGGCGCGCAGCGCCGAGACGGATGAGGGGTGTTCCAGCGGAGTGAGACGCGGGCATTCCCTGGAACACCCCTCATCCGTCGCCTTCGGCGCCACCTTCTCCCACAAGGGAGAAGGAAAAGCGCCCCTACTGGCAACCTCCCCGCTCTTCGGTTAGCCTCCGAAAATTCCTCGGCGGAGGGTGAACCTTTTTGGACCGATCAGCGACAGAGCTTCGAGGAGCCAGGCGGCTCGACCGGCCATGAATGCGGCGACGGAAACCGATCGCGCGCTTGTAGACCGGGTCGCGAAGGGCGACCGGGCCGCCGTTCGGCTCCTGTTCATGCGTCACCACGCGCGGATCTACCGCTTCGTGGCGCGCCAGACGGGATCGGAAATGATGGCCGACGATATCGCAAACGAGGTTTTTCTGGAGCTGTGGAAGCAGGCGCCCGGCTTCGAGGGCCGCTCTGAAGTCTCGACCTGGCTGCTCGGCATCGCCCGCTTCAAGGCGCTGTCTTCGCTGCGCAAGAAGAAAGAAGACTGGATCGACGACGATGACGCGGCGCAGGTCCCCGACAGCGCCGACACGCCGGAAGTCGTCACCATGAAGGAAGACAAGGCCGCCGCCTTGCGCCGTTTCGTCGATGCCCTGGCCGAAGAACATCGCACGGTGATCGACCTTGCCTATTACCATGGCCAGTCGGTGACCGAGATCGGCGAGGTGCTTGGCATTCCAGTCGCGACCGTCAAGACCAGGATGTTCTACGCCCGCAAGAAACTCGGCGAAGCCCTCAAGGCCGCCGGTTACGACAGGGGGTGGCCATGAGCGCCGCTGAAAAGATGTCGCGCCGCGACGAGATGGAGACGCTGCTGCCGTTCTACCTGAACGGCTCGCTGGAAGGCGCCGAGCTGGAGGCCGTCGAGGAATGGCTGGCCACCGATCCGGCGGCGATGGTCGCCCTTGGTGAAGCGGAAGCCGAATTCTCCGGCACCGCCGCCGCCAACGAGGCGATCCGCCCGCCAGCCGATGCGCTCAGCCGTTTTACCAGGGCGCTCGACGCCGAGGCCGGCCCCGTGCGCGTGCCCGGCCAATCCTGGCTGGCGAAAGTTTTTGGCCGGGTGACGGCGATGCCGGCCGGCGTCGCCTGGGCGGCGGCCGCTGCGCTGCTGGCGTTGGTCCTGGTGCAGTCCTTCGAACGGCCGGGCGGCAAGGGCAACGACTTCGAGGTGGCCGGCGCCGAGGACGATCTGGCGAAGCTGCCTTTCGCCCTGGCCAAGTTCAAGCCGGATGCCAAGATGGCCGATATCGCCGCCTTCCTCGGCCAGAACGGGCTGAAGATCGCCAGCGGACCGACCGCCGACGGCGTGTTCCACCTGACGATCCCGGCCAGCACGGCGGCCGATTACGACAGGCTCGTCGGCCTTGTTGCCGCCCAGCCTTTCGCGGATACTGTGATCCAGGGAAGGAAACCGGCCGATGGCGGCTAAGGCAATTCCAGGAAAAGTGCGCCGCGGTTTTCCGTCCGGAATTGCGTCGGGACCAAGGATCATTCTTCGTGTGGCGCTCCTTGCGGCGGCGGCTTTTGTCGCCGCGCCTGCGTTCGCGCAGACCAACGATCCCAATCTGACGCAGAAGCAGGTGGACTGCCTGAACCGCACGACAACCGCAGGCGGCGACTGCGACAGGGACGGCGGCGCCAAGAATGGCGAAGGAACGCCAGGCACTGCGAGCGGTGCGGTGTTCCTGCCGGCGCTGATCGTCGATCTCTTTCCGAACCCACCGGCAGGCGCCGCCCCGCAAATGCCGGCGCCGTCCAACGGCGCATCGTCATCGAGCGGTTCCGGCAACACGCCGCCGCCCGCTCCGGCGCCGAGCGGTCCGGTCACCGTGCCGCAAGGCCTCAACCTGGCGGAGCCGCCGCGCGCCATCGCCGGCGAATTCGTGCCCGACGAGGTGCTGGTGACGGTCGACGGCGACGCCGGCGTGGTTCAGCAGATCGCCAATTCCTTCGGCCTGCAGGTGCGCTCGCAGCGCCAGTCGCGGCTGCTTGGCTCGACGCTGGTGCGCTTTGGCATCACCGACGGGCGCCCCGTCGGCGTGGTGCTGGCGCAGCTTGCCGCCGACGGCCGCACACAACGGCGCGAGCCGAACCATATCTACACGCTGCAACAGGCGGCCGGCATCGTGAACTATGCCTTCGACCGCATCGCGCTCGATTCAAAACAGGCGAGCGGCGAGAATGTGCGGGTCGCCGTCATCGACACCGGCATCGACGACACCAACCCGGCGCTTAAGGGCGTCATTGCTGACCAATATGACGCCATGCCCAATGTGCCGATCGAGAAGCGCGACCACGGCACCTCGGTCGACGGGCTGATCGCCGGCGTCGGGCCGCTGGAAGGCATGGCGCCGGGCGCCAAGATCTATCACGCGCGCGCCTTCGAAGGCGGCAAGTCGACCATGGACGTCATCCTGTCGGCGCTCGACTGGGCGGCCGAGCAGAATGTGCGCATCATCAATATGAGCTTCGTCGGCCCGAAGAACGACCTGCTCGGCACCGCCTGCCGCAATGCGCGGGCATTGGGCATGGTGCTGGTGGCGGCCGCCGGCAATAACGGCCCGAAGGCGCCCTATGGCTATCCGGCCGCCTTCGACGGCGTGATCGCCGTGACCGCGACCGACGCCAAGGACGGACTGATGCCGCAGGCCAATCGCGGCGCCTATGTGTTTATCTCGGCGCCGGGCGTCGAGATGGTGGCGCCGAGCGGCGCCGGTTCGGACGTGGTGACCGGCACCTCCTTCGCGGCAGCCATCGTGAGCGGCGCGATCGCCAATCTAATCCATGCTTCGCCGGAACGCTCGGCCGACGATATCGAGAAGGCACTGGCGGCAACGGCGAAGGATCTCGGGCCCAAGGGGCGGGACAATGACTTTGGTTATGGGTTGATCGATACAAAGGCGGCCGAGGCGGCGAAGTAGTGAGTTTAAGGTGGCAGGCCCGTCAATAAATTGGCTGCCGGGTTCCCGATACCGCGCTTATACTGATGCGGCGGCCTGCTCGACGCCAGTTGCTTGTGCTTTGTGAGCAAGGCCGAGCGTCTCCCGAACGGCCCGAAGCACCTCGTCCGCCAGCGCCACATCTGTTTTTGCGATGGCGCGAGATGCTGCGATAGCGCCGATTTCGGCAGCGACGGCAGCAACGGCGAGACGGCGTCTCTCAGACGCGGGAATCGTCGTCTCAAGCGAACGTTGAAGCGTCGCTGCCATTTCCTCAAATGCACGCGTAAAGCTGGCGCTGACGGCGCTGTCCTGCCGCCCAACTTCACTTGCGGAAGCGGCCATCGGACAAGCCGTCTCGACTCTGTCGCGCATATCCGCTGAAAGATATCCAGCGAGGTATTCCTCGAAGGTGGGACTGCGATCACCCGCCCAAGCCCGGGTATCAGCCATGTTTCCCGCGAAGCCATGGGAAAACGCAGCCGCCGCCAGCTCATCCTTCGACGAGAAATGTGCATAGAGCGCTCCATGCGTCAGTCCGGCCTCCTTGGCGACTTCCGCTACGCCGACGCCGTCTATTCCCCGTTTACGGAACAGCCTGCTCGCCGCCTGCAACAGAGCGTGCCGGTTCTCCGCAGCTTTTTCCTTCGAAACACGCATTTCCAGCTTCCAGACCAATGTCACGAATTTTTTAGTTGCGATCGCCACCAAAGTCAAATAGATGCCGGACATCGCTTTTTGATTGCGATCGCAACCAATGGAGAAACAGGCATGCGTTACAGACTTTTCGGGAAGCACACGGGACTTCGGGTCTCCGAACTGGTGCTCGGGACCGGTAGCTTCGGGACGGGCTGGGGACATGGCGCTGAGCCCGAGGAGGCCCGTCGCATCTTCGACGCCTATGCGGACGCCGGCGGCAACTTCATCGATACGGCCAACGGCTATCAGTTCGGTCAATCCGAGGAAATCCTGGGCGATCTGCTGGCTGGGCGGCGCGACGATTTCGTGTTGGCCACCAAATTCACCATGCGGACGGACCCCGCGGCCGGTATTCTGGTCACGGGCAATAGCCGCAAGGCCATGGTCTCATCGGTCGAGGCGAGCCTCAGGCGGCTCAAAACCGATCGCATCGATCTCTATTGGGCTCACATGTCGGACGGAGTCACCCCGGTCGAAGAAGTCGTGCGCGGCTTTGACGATCTAGTCCAGGCCGGCAAGATCCTTTATGCGGGTCTTTCCGACTTTCCCGCCTGGCGGGCGGCGAGGGCCGTCACCATTGCGGAATTGCGCGGAGCCGCCCCTATTGCAGGTCTTCAGGTGGAGCACAGCCTCGTCGAGCGAACGACCGAACTGGAACTCCTGCCTGCAGGGCAAGCGCTCGGCCTCGGCATCGTGGCCTGGTCACCGCTTGGCGGCGGCATGTTGACCGGAAAGTACCGCAAAGGCGAGAAAGGCCGCGCGGAGGGTTTCGGCGGCAGGGTATTCCAAGCCGAAGATTCCGCGCAGCGTACTGCCATCCTCGACACCCTGATCGCGGTTGCGAAGGACGCCGGAGTCACGCCCAGTGAAATCGCCATCGCCTGGGTTGCGGCCAAGGGCTCGCTCCCGATCATCGGACCACGCACGCTGGCTCAGCTCGAAAACAACCTGGCTGCGGCAAAAGTAACGTTGTCGCCGGAGCAAATTGCACGCCTTGATGAGGTGAGCGCGACGCGACCGATCTTCCCCTACACGGTGCTCAATGATCCCGAGACCAGGCAGGGCTTCACGGGTGGCAAGGCCGACCGCTTCGACGCGCCGGCCGAAGCAGTCGCCTGAGGTATCCGCCAGCGCCTCCGCGCCGGCTTGGATTCCCGGGCCGGCGCCCCCAGCCACTGACCCTCGCACCACCAGATGCGCGCCGCCAGACACCCTTGGCGACACGCCGCGCGCCGGCGAGCCGGAGCACGAGGCGGACAGCGGCACCTGGAATTCTCCAGCCGCGGCCCCGGGAAGACGTCATCAGGGACAACCTGCGACGGCTACGGCCTGCTTGAAATAAGGCGGCGGAGGCTGCCAAGGATTGATCCTCGGCCACATGCGCTTACAGAGCCGGACCCAACCGTACCGGGCTTCCGTCATAGAAGCGCGGCAGCCGGAAGCGGCTGAGGTCGTGGCCGGTGTCGTTTCCCTGGATCATGTCGGAGACGACGCGGCCCATGCCGGGCCCGATGCCGAAGCCGTGGCCGCTCATTCCGGTCGCCACGAAGAGACCGCCGATCGCCTGGACCCGATCGACGACAGGGACGACATCGGGCATGGCGTCGATCATGCCGCCCCAGCCGACCTTCAAGCGCGCTTTCTCGAACTGGGGAAAAAGCTGTTTGAAATTGCGCTCTGTCGCGCGCAGCCGGGCCGGTTCGGGGGCCGGGTTGAGCACCCGCATTCTCTCGAAGGGACTCTCTTCATCCGGCGCCCAATCGCGCGGCGTCGACCAGCCGTCCGGGTAGCCTGACGGCGCGAACGGGAAATAGCGCGCTCCGAACGGATCGTTCCTGAGGGCGGGGATATATTTGGTGGCATGCCGAAATGCGTCAGGCCCGAGGTAAAGCAAATGGCTGCCGCCGCCGGCGAGCGTGTATCCGCCGTCCTGTCTGCGCCGGAAAGCGATGTGGTCGTCGGCGGCCGCGCCTGCATAGATCTCGGGCAAGGGCTCGGTCGCGGCTACGGTTACCCGGACGCTGAGCTGGGGGATGGACACGCCGTGCCGCGCCAGGAACAGGGACGACCAGGCGCCGCCCGCGACCAGCACGGTGGAGGTCTCGATATATCCCGCCTCGGTCCACACGCCCCTGATCCTGCCGGCCTCGATGTCGAGGGTGCGCGCCGCGCAATTCTCGACGATCCTGGCGCCTTTTCGCGCGGCAAGCCGGGCCAGCGCCGGCACCGCCAGCCAGGGTTCCGCGCGCATGTCGGAGGGCGTCGTCATCGCGCCCTTGAATCTGCGCGACATGCCGGTGATGAGCTTCGCGGTTTCGTCCGCATCCAGGAGACGTGTGTCGAGCCCATGGATCGCGGCGATCTTCATGAACGCTTCGAAGCCGGCCATGTCCTTTTCGGTGTTGGCCAGATAGGTCACGCCTGTCTGGGTGAGCCCGATGTCCTCGCCGCTTTCGTCGGCCAGTTGCCGCCACAGGCGGATAGCCTCGATAACGATCGGCAGTTCGTCCGCGTCCCGTCCCTGCTTTCTGATCCAGCCCCAATTTCGCGAGGACTGCTCGGCAGCGACGCGGCCCTTTTCCAGCAGCGTCACCGGAATGTTGCGGGCGGCAAGGAAAAGCGCCGTCGTTACGCCGATGACACCGCCACCGACGATCATCACTTCCGAAGTCTTCGGCGGCGGCCCAGGGTACTGGATTGGATCCGCTTCGGTGAACGGGAATGTGGGCAAATGGCGCACCCTGAAGGATCGGTTGACGGTCCAGGCTTACCGGTTGTTGCCGTCCAAGATCAGGAGCAGGCGAAGGCGGATCGTTGTCCCACGAGGTAAAAACAGCCCGAAAGGCGGCGGCTGGCTAGGCTGTTGGATCCTGCCCTAGACCGGCGCCCCTGCCACCGATCCCCGCACCACCAGATCCACCGGCCACACCTCGCCGCGCGCGCCCTCTTCCAGTCCCGATATGCGCGCCGCCAGCCGCTCGGCGACGCGCGCGCCGGCAAGGCGGATCGAGGAGCGCGTCGTCGACAAAGGCACCGGGAAATTTTCCGGCCGCAGCCATGGGAAGACGTCGTCATGGGCGATCAGCGACAGGTCGCCCGGTATCGTCAGGCCAAGATCGCGCACGGCGCGCACGACGCCCAGCGCCATGATCAGACTGGAGCAGACGATCGCCGTCGGCGGCTCACTGTCCTCA
This region of Mesorhizobium sp. M2A.F.Ca.ET.046.03.2.1 genomic DNA includes:
- a CDS encoding ABC transporter substrate-binding protein — translated: MHTELDHLAELAGKGRISRRDFLGRAAALGASAALATTLAGKAFAASPVKGGIIKAGLQGGESTNSLDPALNLSQVTFNFCKQWGEFLVRLTPDGGVENLIAEEIGASADAKTWTMKIRDGVEFHNGKTVTAEDVVATLERHADEKSKSGALGILKNIKTIKADGKDVVVTLGDADADFPYLMADYHLVIQPNGGKDNPNAGVSAGPYKVAVNQPGVKHGGERFANYWRGDKAGHADQIEIVVINDPTARLAALQGGQVHLINRVEPKVVDLVKRMPGVSVENVSGRGYYPFNMFCDTAPFDNNDLRMALKLAMDREEMLDKILRGYGSVGNDFPINEAYPLFSADIEQRKFDPEKAAAAYKKSGHSGSILLRTSDVAFPGAVDAAQLYQQSCAKAGIKIEIKREPGDGYWSEVWNKQPFSLSYWGGRPTQGQMYSTGYLSTADWNDTRFKRPEFDKMLYAARAELDQARRKAIYRDMAMLMRDEGGLIVPFFNQFVDAANTKKISGYAKNPNGEMMDGYALCECWLNA
- a CDS encoding alkaline phosphatase family protein codes for the protein MALKSKLLLIILDGVPYRNWRRLMGNLEGWTQSGEAQVWKMRSVLPSTSACCYASIHTGVTPQVHGILSNENRFRVTQPDIFSEVSKAGGKTGAVTHSYWSEFFRSFPFDLVEDMEFDDPSGPITHGRFHTMTGYNLKNQMTPSDVDLFATLTMLAKRHGIDYGILHTCTLDSMGHRFGHDCIEMDHACYAMDGMLAAFLPRWREAGYEVIVTADHGQTDRGHHGGHDDEMQDFALYYFGPAKGPEADTLLDQLQLAPTVLSRLGVAIPETMKAKVFLG
- a CDS encoding S8 family serine peptidase, with protein sequence MALLAAAAFVAAPAFAQTNDPNLTQKQVDCLNRTTTAGGDCDRDGGAKNGEGTPGTASGAVFLPALIVDLFPNPPAGAAPQMPAPSNGASSSSGSGNTPPPAPAPSGPVTVPQGLNLAEPPRAIAGEFVPDEVLVTVDGDAGVVQQIANSFGLQVRSQRQSRLLGSTLVRFGITDGRPVGVVLAQLAADGRTQRREPNHIYTLQQAAGIVNYAFDRIALDSKQASGENVRVAVIDTGIDDTNPALKGVIADQYDAMPNVPIEKRDHGTSVDGLIAGVGPLEGMAPGAKIYHARAFEGGKSTMDVILSALDWAAEQNVRIINMSFVGPKNDLLGTACRNARALGMVLVAAAGNNGPKAPYGYPAAFDGVIAVTATDAKDGLMPQANRGAYVFISAPGVEMVAPSGAGSDVVTGTSFAAAIVSGAIANLIHASPERSADDIEKALAATAKDLGPKGRDNDFGYGLIDTKAAEAAK
- a CDS encoding TetR/AcrR family transcriptional regulator, which codes for MSGIYLTLVAIATKKFVTLVWKLEMRVSKEKAAENRHALLQAASRLFRKRGIDGVGVAEVAKEAGLTHGALYAHFSSKDELAAAAFSHGFAGNMADTRAWAGDRSPTFEEYLAGYLSADMRDRVETACPMAASASEVGRQDSAVSASFTRAFEEMAATLQRSLETTIPASERRRLAVAAVAAEIGAIAASRAIAKTDVALADEVLRAVRETLGLAHKAQATGVEQAAASV
- a CDS encoding sigma-70 family RNA polymerase sigma factor; its protein translation is MNAATETDRALVDRVAKGDRAAVRLLFMRHHARIYRFVARQTGSEMMADDIANEVFLELWKQAPGFEGRSEVSTWLLGIARFKALSSLRKKKEDWIDDDDAAQVPDSADTPEVVTMKEDKAAALRRFVDALAEEHRTVIDLAYYHGQSVTEIGEVLGIPVATVKTRMFYARKKLGEALKAAGYDRGWP
- a CDS encoding anti-sigma factor produces the protein MSAAEKMSRRDEMETLLPFYLNGSLEGAELEAVEEWLATDPAAMVALGEAEAEFSGTAAANEAIRPPADALSRFTRALDAEAGPVRVPGQSWLAKVFGRVTAMPAGVAWAAAAALLALVLVQSFERPGGKGNDFEVAGAEDDLAKLPFALAKFKPDAKMADIAAFLGQNGLKIASGPTADGVFHLTIPASTAADYDRLVGLVAAQPFADTVIQGRKPADGG
- a CDS encoding aldo/keto reductase encodes the protein MRYRLFGKHTGLRVSELVLGTGSFGTGWGHGAEPEEARRIFDAYADAGGNFIDTANGYQFGQSEEILGDLLAGRRDDFVLATKFTMRTDPAAGILVTGNSRKAMVSSVEASLRRLKTDRIDLYWAHMSDGVTPVEEVVRGFDDLVQAGKILYAGLSDFPAWRAARAVTIAELRGAAPIAGLQVEHSLVERTTELELLPAGQALGLGIVAWSPLGGGMLTGKYRKGEKGRAEGFGGRVFQAEDSAQRTAILDTLIAVAKDAGVTPSEIAIAWVAAKGSLPIIGPRTLAQLENNLAAAKVTLSPEQIARLDEVSATRPIFPYTVLNDPETRQGFTGGKADRFDAPAEAVA
- a CDS encoding FAD-binding oxidoreductase, with amino-acid sequence MPTFPFTEADPIQYPGPPPKTSEVMIVGGGVIGVTTALFLAARNIPVTLLEKGRVAAEQSSRNWGWIRKQGRDADELPIVIEAIRLWRQLADESGEDIGLTQTGVTYLANTEKDMAGFEAFMKIAAIHGLDTRLLDADETAKLITGMSRRFKGAMTTPSDMRAEPWLAVPALARLAARKGARIVENCAARTLDIEAGRIRGVWTEAGYIETSTVLVAGGAWSSLFLARHGVSIPQLSVRVTVAATEPLPEIYAGAAADDHIAFRRRQDGGYTLAGGGSHLLYLGPDAFRHATKYIPALRNDPFGARYFPFAPSGYPDGWSTPRDWAPDEESPFERMRVLNPAPEPARLRATERNFKQLFPQFEKARLKVGWGGMIDAMPDVVPVVDRVQAIGGLFVATGMSGHGFGIGPGMGRVVSDMIQGNDTGHDLSRFRLPRFYDGSPVRLGPAL